From the genome of Pukyongia salina, one region includes:
- a CDS encoding DoxX family protein yields the protein MLPWHQYLLGVIFVAAGFYHFKKPKLYERIMPPYLPMPSTLVLISGATEMILGLMFLNPSTQTIAGWGLIGLLVLFIPVHVYMLQNEKASLNLPKWVLILRLPLQLVLMYWVYLYLK from the coding sequence ATGTTACCCTGGCATCAATATTTATTAGGCGTAATTTTTGTCGCTGCAGGTTTTTATCACTTTAAAAAACCTAAACTATACGAGCGTATCATGCCACCTTATCTTCCTATGCCGTCCACTTTGGTTTTAATTAGCGGTGCGACGGAAATGATCTTAGGGCTTATGTTTCTAAATCCTTCTACACAAACCATTGCCGGCTGGGGTTTAATAGGGTTATTGGTGCTTTTCATCCCTGTTCATGTCTATATGCTTCAAAATGAAAAAGCCTCTCTCAATCTACCCAAATGGGTACTTATCCTGCGTTTACCGCTACAACTTGTTCTAATGTACTGGGTGTATCTATATTTGAAATAA
- a CDS encoding alpha-ketoglutarate-dependent dioxygenase AlkB family protein — protein MELFNSEDLLNTNLDLKDADVIYFPAFLSPSAATSYFKKLYADTPWQQDDIKLFGKVYPQPRLTALYGNNDRSYSYSGIVMNPMPFTPLLLEIKDKVEKVTDVKFTTVLLNLYRDGNDSNGWHSDDEKELGQDPVIASISLGAKRRFQMRHKKDKSLRTNIELEHGSLLIMKGSTQHYWQHQLPKSKRITEPRINLTFRIIAS, from the coding sequence ATGGAACTTTTTAATTCTGAAGATCTGTTAAATACCAACCTTGATCTAAAAGATGCGGATGTTATCTACTTCCCTGCTTTTCTATCACCAAGTGCAGCTACTTCCTACTTCAAAAAACTTTATGCAGATACTCCGTGGCAACAGGATGATATCAAACTTTTTGGAAAAGTTTATCCTCAGCCTCGCCTCACAGCCTTGTATGGCAATAATGACCGGTCGTATAGCTATTCCGGGATCGTCATGAATCCAATGCCATTCACTCCCCTGTTACTGGAGATTAAAGATAAGGTTGAGAAAGTTACGGATGTAAAATTCACCACTGTTTTGCTAAATCTGTACCGCGACGGGAACGATAGTAATGGCTGGCATAGCGATGACGAAAAGGAACTCGGACAGGATCCGGTTATTGCATCGATTAGTCTTGGTGCTAAACGAAGGTTTCAAATGCGGCATAAAAAAGATAAAAGCCTGCGCACCAATATAGAGCTGGAACATGGCAGCTTATTAATTATGAAAGGATCTACCCAACACTATTGGCAACACCAGCTTCCAAAATCGAAACGGATTACCGAGCCTCGTATCAACTTAACTTTCAGGATTATTGCCTCATAA
- a CDS encoding S1/P1 nuclease — protein MRITVFLIMLSVCSLSAAEKVYDWGRTGHRTTGEIAEQFLSRKAAKKINKLLDGASLALVSTYGDEIKSDKRYGEYWAWHFVNYPFGSDYDSHPRSDRGDLIQGIYKCVEILEDEATTREEKAFHLKLLVHFIGDLHQPLHVGMASDKGGNDFQVLWFGEGTNLHTVWDTKMIESYNMSYSELAANTRNLSKGQLNEIQNGYILDWMKESRVLCEDIYANTKVGDDLGYSYMYKYVDTARFQMQKGGIRLAKVLNDIFD, from the coding sequence ATGAGAATTACAGTCTTCCTTATTATGCTTTCTGTATGTAGTTTGTCCGCTGCCGAAAAGGTTTATGACTGGGGTCGTACAGGGCATAGAACAACGGGCGAAATAGCCGAGCAATTTCTTAGCAGAAAAGCCGCAAAGAAGATCAACAAATTACTGGACGGTGCTTCATTGGCGCTGGTCTCCACCTATGGAGATGAAATAAAAAGCGATAAACGATACGGGGAGTACTGGGCGTGGCATTTTGTGAACTATCCCTTTGGTAGTGATTACGATTCCCACCCCAGGAGTGATAGAGGTGATCTAATCCAGGGAATATACAAATGTGTAGAGATCCTGGAAGATGAGGCAACGACCAGAGAGGAGAAGGCATTTCATTTAAAACTACTGGTGCATTTTATTGGAGACCTGCATCAGCCTTTGCATGTGGGTATGGCAAGTGATAAAGGCGGAAACGATTTCCAGGTGCTGTGGTTTGGGGAAGGTACCAACCTTCATACCGTTTGGGACACCAAAATGATTGAGAGCTATAATATGTCCTATTCTGAATTGGCTGCGAATACTCGAAATCTATCAAAGGGTCAGTTAAACGAAATCCAAAACGGTTACATCCTCGACTGGATGAAGGAGAGTCGTGTTTTATGCGAGGATATTTATGCAAACACAAAAGTTGGTGATGATCTGGGTTATAGTTATATGTATAAATATGTGGACACAGCACGATTCCAAATGCAAAAAGGAGGGATCAGGCTGGCAAAAGTCCTGAACGATATCTTCGATTGA
- a CDS encoding alpha/beta hydrolase, with translation MKNILYILLFFFFGNAIAQTDAYTSEEIKINDLIEGTLLLPDTERPPLVILIAGSGPTDRNGNQAMQKNNSLKFLAEGLYKENIATFRYDKRILKIMKMGKIDETKIDFDHFVEDARDILNFFKNDNRFGNVILLGHSQGSLVGILAAQNGADGFISLAGAGQAIDDVIVAQLEKQAPGLKDNARQSFDDLRVNGVAQNYSPGLASIFRPSIQPFIFSWMKYDPAKEVAKLDIPVLIINGDKDLQVHVSEAEILHAAKPDSKLEIIENMNHIFKEIKGNDLENQKSYNEYNRPVMPQLIEAISEFISSI, from the coding sequence ATGAAAAACATCTTATATATCCTTCTCTTTTTTTTCTTCGGAAATGCGATCGCTCAAACCGATGCTTATACTTCCGAAGAGATCAAGATTAACGATCTAATTGAAGGCACATTATTACTACCTGATACCGAACGGCCTCCGCTGGTGATCCTCATTGCCGGGTCCGGCCCTACCGACAGAAACGGTAATCAGGCCATGCAAAAGAACAATTCTCTTAAATTTCTCGCAGAAGGACTTTATAAGGAGAATATCGCCACTTTTAGATATGATAAGCGAATTCTCAAGATCATGAAAATGGGGAAGATCGACGAAACAAAAATAGATTTCGATCATTTCGTGGAAGACGCCAGGGATATACTCAATTTCTTTAAGAATGATAACAGGTTTGGTAACGTCATCCTGTTAGGTCACAGCCAGGGATCACTGGTAGGTATACTCGCGGCACAAAACGGTGCAGACGGATTTATTTCTCTGGCCGGGGCTGGTCAGGCCATCGATGATGTGATCGTTGCTCAACTCGAAAAACAGGCGCCAGGCCTCAAGGATAATGCGAGGCAAAGTTTTGATGACCTTAGAGTAAATGGTGTTGCGCAAAATTACAGTCCGGGACTGGCTTCTATCTTCCGGCCTTCTATTCAACCGTTTATCTTTAGCTGGATGAAGTACGATCCGGCAAAAGAGGTTGCTAAACTCGACATTCCTGTGCTAATAATCAATGGCGATAAGGACCTTCAGGTTCATGTCTCGGAAGCCGAGATTCTACATGCCGCTAAACCGGATTCTAAATTAGAGATCATCGAGAATATGAATCATATCTTTAAGGAGATTAAAGGCAATGATCTGGAGAATCAGAAATCCTATAACGAATACAACCGCCCGGTGATGCCTCAATTAATTGAGGCAATAAGCGAATTTATCTCCTCCATTTAG
- a CDS encoding DUF819 family protein: MQDTASEIIKDTTPFITSDTIVFGLLMICLGLIFYTSSRKDGFWYKFYKIVPALFMAYFIPAILTTTGLIAPEWTTVDDAGTATEGSTSLYYMSSRYLLPAALVLMTLSIDLKGVFNLGPKAVIMFLTGTTGIILGGPLALLIVGAIYPDAVATPLTPVPGVGETNEIWAGLSTLSGSWIGGGANQTAMFEIYGYNPKLFGQMVFVDIVVANIWMALLLIGIGKAAGIDKWLNSDTSAIEKLKEKVSKFSKKVERNPSFADLMILAGIAFGAVSLAHLGAGYISGYFESMVNSMPKGLGRNMLSFMSSSFFWMITIATIIGVLLSYTKARNYEGAGASKFGSVFIYILVASIGMKMDLTLIFENKMLIVIGLLWMGVHAGLLILVAKLIKAPYFFLAVGSQANVGGAASAPVVASEFHPSLATVGVLLAVFGYAIGTLGAVACTFLMQLVTAA; this comes from the coding sequence ATGCAGGATACAGCTTCAGAAATTATTAAAGATACCACCCCTTTTATAACCAGCGACACTATAGTTTTTGGGTTATTAATGATCTGTCTGGGTTTGATCTTTTACACCTCTTCACGAAAAGACGGGTTTTGGTATAAATTCTACAAAATAGTGCCTGCACTTTTTATGGCCTATTTTATCCCCGCTATCTTAACCACCACGGGCTTAATTGCCCCGGAATGGACCACTGTCGACGACGCTGGAACGGCAACCGAAGGCTCCACCAGTCTCTACTATATGTCCAGTAGATATTTACTGCCTGCCGCGCTAGTGTTAATGACCCTCAGTATCGATCTAAAGGGTGTTTTCAATCTGGGCCCTAAGGCCGTGATCATGTTCCTTACCGGAACTACTGGGATCATTCTAGGAGGACCTTTGGCATTACTTATTGTTGGGGCTATTTACCCAGACGCCGTAGCCACTCCTCTTACACCTGTACCGGGGGTTGGTGAGACCAACGAGATCTGGGCCGGCCTTTCCACACTTTCCGGGAGTTGGATCGGTGGTGGCGCTAACCAGACAGCCATGTTCGAGATCTATGGGTATAACCCCAAATTATTCGGGCAAATGGTGTTTGTAGATATCGTTGTGGCCAATATTTGGATGGCATTATTACTAATCGGGATTGGTAAAGCTGCCGGGATCGATAAATGGTTGAATTCCGATACGTCAGCCATCGAAAAATTAAAGGAAAAGGTTTCAAAATTTTCAAAGAAGGTAGAACGAAATCCCAGCTTTGCAGACCTGATGATCCTAGCGGGGATCGCATTTGGAGCTGTTAGTCTGGCACATCTTGGAGCGGGCTATATAAGCGGGTATTTCGAGTCTATGGTGAATAGCATGCCCAAGGGACTGGGACGGAATATGCTAAGTTTTATGAGTTCTTCCTTTTTCTGGATGATCACAATTGCCACTATCATAGGGGTATTACTATCGTATACAAAAGCAAGGAATTATGAAGGAGCAGGAGCAAGTAAGTTTGGTAGTGTGTTTATTTACATACTCGTGGCCAGTATAGGTATGAAAATGGATCTCACGCTTATCTTCGAAAATAAGATGCTTATTGTGATCGGTCTCCTCTGGATGGGTGTACATGCCGGACTTTTAATACTAGTCGCTAAGCTGATCAAAGCGCCCTATTTCTTCCTGGCAGTTGGTAGTCAGGCGAACGTTGGCGGCGCCGCATCGGCACCGGTAGTTGCCTCCGAATTTCATCCCTCACTGGCCACCGTGGGTGTATTACTGGCGGTTTTTGGTTATGCCATCGGGACCCTCGGTGCCGTTGCCTGTACATTCCTCATGCAACTGGTAACAGCTGCCTGA
- a CDS encoding DUF4369 domain-containing protein, which yields MRYIIGILIVCLWLTACSNGGNRMELTGTVKGLKKGTLLLQKIDDTLLITVDSLVINGDPNFQFSEEVPSPEVFYLYLRLENGNLLDDRIPFFAEPSEIHIETSLKKFGNDVKISGSTNQEKLEEYKLLMQRFSNRNLDLIQAEFEARQKGNDSLAGQLKMQQEKILASKYLATVNYAVQQKKHEIAPYLMLSEVYDANLKYLDTVYKTLDPQVKESKYGKELAAFIESRRKEEN from the coding sequence ATGAGATATATAATTGGGATCCTTATTGTGTGTTTGTGGCTTACCGCCTGTTCTAACGGGGGTAACAGAATGGAGTTGACAGGAACGGTGAAAGGGCTTAAAAAAGGGACTTTACTGCTTCAGAAGATAGACGACACCCTACTCATAACCGTAGATTCTCTTGTAATCAACGGCGATCCTAACTTTCAATTTTCGGAGGAAGTGCCCAGCCCGGAAGTGTTTTATCTCTACCTGCGCCTCGAAAACGGTAACTTGCTGGACGACCGCATTCCGTTCTTCGCAGAACCTTCAGAAATACATATAGAAACATCCCTGAAAAAATTTGGTAACGACGTTAAAATAAGTGGTTCGACCAACCAGGAGAAACTGGAAGAATACAAACTTCTGATGCAGCGATTCAGCAACCGGAATCTCGATCTTATTCAGGCGGAATTCGAGGCCAGACAAAAGGGTAACGATTCTCTCGCAGGCCAATTAAAAATGCAACAGGAAAAGATCTTAGCGAGTAAATATCTGGCGACGGTGAATTACGCGGTTCAGCAAAAAAAGCACGAGATCGCCCCTTATCTAATGTTAAGCGAAGTCTACGATGCCAATTTAAAGTACCTGGATACCGTGTACAAAACTCTTGATCCCCAGGTTAAGGAATCGAAATACGGAAAGGAACTGGCTGCTTTTATTGAGAGTCGCCGGAAGGAAGAGAATTAA
- a CDS encoding type I phosphomannose isomerase catalytic subunit has protein sequence MILENHLYPLKFIPIVKPKVWGGEKLRNVFGKGNSEGNIGESWELSGVAGDFSIVSNGKFKGTNMKDLLEHHGPSLLGRRVSRTYGTEFPLLFKFIDAKEDLSVQLHPDDVLAAERHNSFGKTEMWYIVDTDTHARLIVGFNRPMDEETYKKALSEGNITEILQMEAITPGDVYFIAPGTVHAIGGGTLLAEIQQTSDITYRIYDWDRPDVDGNMRELHTEQALKAINFKPTQAKQSYKDKQNDIVPLCTSQYFETNKLMLTRPLERDTAGLDSFRVYMCIEGEAQFQTNNETVALSKGETILIPACIEKILIKTTSATLLEVYIP, from the coding sequence ATGATATTAGAAAACCATCTTTATCCATTAAAATTTATACCTATTGTAAAGCCTAAAGTATGGGGTGGTGAAAAATTGAGGAATGTATTTGGAAAGGGTAATTCTGAAGGCAATATAGGCGAATCTTGGGAGTTATCAGGGGTTGCAGGCGATTTCTCTATCGTGTCTAATGGTAAGTTTAAAGGCACAAATATGAAGGACTTATTAGAGCACCATGGACCCTCACTACTTGGGAGAAGGGTCTCTAGAACCTACGGTACCGAATTCCCGCTGCTTTTTAAATTTATCGATGCTAAGGAAGACCTTTCGGTGCAATTGCACCCGGATGATGTCCTTGCGGCGGAGAGGCATAATTCCTTCGGGAAAACAGAAATGTGGTACATCGTAGATACCGATACCCATGCCCGGCTTATCGTAGGCTTTAACCGTCCTATGGATGAAGAAACCTATAAGAAGGCACTTTCAGAAGGAAATATCACAGAGATCCTTCAAATGGAAGCGATAACACCCGGAGATGTTTATTTTATAGCTCCGGGCACGGTACATGCGATAGGAGGGGGCACTCTCCTGGCTGAAATTCAGCAAACTTCAGACATCACTTACCGAATTTACGACTGGGATCGCCCGGATGTAGATGGGAATATGCGCGAATTGCATACAGAGCAGGCCCTGAAGGCTATCAATTTTAAGCCCACCCAGGCTAAACAATCGTATAAAGACAAACAAAACGACATTGTGCCTCTTTGTACTTCCCAATATTTTGAAACCAATAAATTGATGTTAACTCGGCCTCTTGAGCGCGATACGGCGGGACTTGATTCATTCAGGGTTTATATGTGTATTGAAGGAGAAGCGCAGTTCCAAACAAACAATGAAACTGTAGCCTTGAGCAAAGGAGAAACCATTCTCATCCCGGCTTGTATTGAAAAAATTTTAATAAAAACCACTTCCGCTACGCTTTTGGAAGTTTACATTCCGTAA
- a CDS encoding 6-pyruvoyl trahydropterin synthase family protein: MSLTVYRKAHFNAAHRLYRKDWSDEKNEEIFGKCNNPHYHGHNYELEVGVTGEVDPETGYLIDIKVLKDLIREEIEDAFDHKNLNLEVPEFANLNPTAENIAKVIWEKLRPRLDSKFDLSVKLYETPRNFVLYTG; the protein is encoded by the coding sequence ATGAGTTTAACAGTATATAGAAAGGCTCATTTTAACGCCGCTCACAGACTTTACCGTAAAGACTGGAGCGATGAGAAAAATGAAGAGATCTTCGGAAAATGTAATAATCCCCACTATCACGGGCATAATTACGAGCTGGAGGTTGGAGTGACCGGAGAAGTAGATCCGGAAACCGGTTACCTCATCGATATAAAAGTACTAAAAGACCTTATTCGTGAAGAAATAGAAGATGCGTTCGATCATAAGAACTTAAACCTGGAAGTTCCTGAATTTGCGAATTTGAATCCTACCGCCGAGAATATCGCCAAAGTGATATGGGAAAAACTCCGACCCAGACTAGACTCGAAATTCGACCTCTCGGTTAAATTATATGAAACCCCCAGAAACTTTGTACTTTATACGGGTTGA
- the idi gene encoding isopentenyl-diphosphate Delta-isomerase, protein MQEELVILVNEQDEQIGLMPKQEAHEKAVLHRAFSVFIFNDKGELMLQQRALHKYHSPGLWTNTCCSHQREGESNIEAGTRRLKEEMGFTTDLKETTSFIYKAPFDNGLTEHEYDHILVGNYNDEPKINKDEVHAWKWMPIKDVKEDMKSHPDNYTAWFKIIFDKFYQHLSS, encoded by the coding sequence ATGCAGGAAGAACTTGTGATCCTTGTTAATGAACAGGACGAACAGATCGGGCTAATGCCCAAACAGGAGGCACACGAAAAGGCGGTATTACACCGGGCTTTCTCGGTGTTTATCTTTAATGATAAGGGTGAATTAATGCTGCAGCAGCGCGCGCTTCATAAATACCATTCCCCGGGACTGTGGACCAATACCTGCTGTAGCCACCAAAGAGAAGGTGAGTCGAACATAGAAGCCGGAACACGCAGGCTTAAGGAAGAAATGGGTTTCACTACAGATTTGAAAGAAACGACATCTTTTATTTACAAAGCACCATTTGATAACGGCCTCACTGAACACGAATATGATCATATCCTGGTAGGAAACTACAATGATGAACCCAAGATAAATAAAGATGAAGTCCATGCCTGGAAATGGATGCCAATAAAGGATGTTAAGGAAGACATGAAGTCTCATCCCGATAATTATACGGCCTGGTTTAAGATCATCTTTGATAAATTTTACCAACACCTATCGTCATGA
- a CDS encoding OmpA family protein has protein sequence MKTLPNKFILLTLVILFTSVSFAQKKELEKANKEFDKYAYIDAREIYLKVVEDGYTSAQIFKNLGDTYYWNSDYDNAAKWYQRLINEYPSEAEANYYYRAAQSLKSLGQTELADGLMKTYIQKGGDPKIIKASNTSFLEYEVELQKVSVNTEYSDFGAAFYGNKLVFASATKRSEGDKIHEWNEQPFLDLFVADMDENGMLSNATPLDGEVNTPFHESSAVFTKDGGTMYFTRNNFIDGKKGRDKNKTIRLKLYKATKSGDNYWTNIVELPFNSKEYSVAHPALSLDEKRLFFSSDMPGTNGMSDIWYVDILEGDTYGPPVNVSALNTEARESFQFISENNNLYFASDGRGGLGGYDVFMVPLGDDGMPNGEIKNLGAPTNSNKDDFGFIINERKRIGYVSSNRDGEKGSVADEIYRVQERCEVTIAGTITSNVNNEPVANATVTLLDENSIVVKTMTADANGRYSFDNLAECSSVYIVRAIGDGCEYNEKLVTTPTASGTVMADLVLECDPCPPNDLGCRLKLEPIYFDFDRYNIRPDAEIELAKILAAMRQYPELIIHIESHTDSRGNDAYNEALSEKRAQSTLEWLVGKGIDRSRLSARGYGEYQLTNQCSNGVECTEEEHQLNRRSMFIIQN, from the coding sequence ATGAAGACATTACCTAATAAATTTATTCTATTAACCCTGGTTATTCTATTTACCAGTGTGTCATTTGCGCAAAAGAAAGAATTAGAAAAAGCGAATAAGGAATTCGACAAATACGCTTATATCGATGCGCGTGAGATATACTTGAAAGTTGTTGAGGACGGATATACCTCGGCACAAATATTTAAGAACCTGGGAGACACCTATTATTGGAATAGCGACTATGATAACGCTGCCAAATGGTATCAAAGACTTATTAATGAATATCCTTCGGAAGCGGAAGCGAATTATTATTATCGGGCCGCTCAATCCTTGAAAAGCCTCGGGCAAACCGAACTGGCCGATGGTTTAATGAAAACCTATATTCAGAAAGGAGGAGATCCAAAGATCATTAAAGCATCGAATACCAGTTTCCTGGAATATGAAGTTGAACTTCAGAAAGTATCTGTAAATACAGAATACTCAGATTTTGGAGCAGCATTTTACGGGAACAAACTCGTTTTTGCTTCTGCCACAAAACGAAGTGAAGGTGATAAGATCCACGAATGGAACGAACAACCATTTTTAGACCTGTTTGTTGCGGATATGGATGAAAATGGAATGTTATCTAATGCAACTCCTTTGGATGGAGAAGTTAATACTCCTTTTCACGAATCTTCTGCTGTATTTACCAAGGATGGTGGAACTATGTACTTTACCAGAAACAACTTTATCGATGGTAAAAAGGGAAGAGATAAAAACAAAACCATACGGTTAAAATTGTACAAAGCAACCAAAAGCGGGGATAACTACTGGACTAACATAGTAGAATTGCCTTTTAACAGTAAAGAATACTCTGTAGCTCATCCTGCACTTAGTCTGGACGAAAAACGATTATTCTTTTCTTCCGATATGCCGGGTACCAATGGTATGTCCGATATCTGGTATGTAGATATCCTTGAAGGTGATACCTACGGACCTCCTGTAAATGTTTCGGCATTAAATACAGAGGCGAGGGAATCGTTCCAGTTTATCAGCGAGAACAACAACCTTTATTTTGCCAGTGATGGACGCGGAGGCCTGGGCGGTTATGATGTATTTATGGTTCCCCTGGGTGATGACGGAATGCCTAATGGCGAGATAAAAAACCTTGGAGCTCCCACCAATAGCAACAAAGACGATTTTGGTTTTATAATCAACGAACGTAAAAGAATTGGATATGTTTCGTCTAACCGCGATGGTGAAAAAGGAAGTGTAGCCGATGAGATCTACAGAGTCCAGGAGCGTTGCGAAGTTACCATCGCAGGTACCATTACCAGCAATGTGAACAACGAGCCCGTTGCCAATGCTACGGTAACCTTATTAGATGAAAACAGTATAGTTGTAAAGACCATGACGGCCGATGCCAATGGGCGATATTCCTTCGACAACCTGGCGGAGTGTAGTTCGGTGTATATAGTTCGTGCCATAGGTGATGGTTGCGAGTACAACGAAAAACTGGTTACTACACCAACTGCTTCCGGAACCGTGATGGCCGATCTTGTTCTGGAATGCGATCCTTGTCCGCCAAACGATCTGGGTTGCCGACTTAAACTAGAGCCAATTTATTTTGATTTTGACAGATACAATATTCGTCCTGATGCTGAGATCGAATTAGCGAAGATCCTGGCAGCGATGAGACAATATCCTGAGCTTATCATTCATATAGAATCTCATACAGATTCGAGAGGAAACGACGCTTATAACGAAGCACTTTCCGAAAAACGAGCTCAGTCTACCTTAGAATGGTTGGTTGGTAAAGGTATAGACCGTAGCAGGCTTTCGGCCCGCGGATATGGTGAATACCAATTAACAAACCAGTGTTCTAATGGTGTTGAATGTACTGAAGAGGAGCATCAGCTTAACCGCAGATCGATGTTTATTATTCAGAATTAG
- a CDS encoding PorP/SprF family type IX secretion system membrane protein has translation MKHSYLTLILLILLGTFSGTAQQDPQYTQYMYNTQIVNPAYAGSRDALSFGLLYRTQWVGFEGAPKTASFTANTPIGSLDNMGLGISIVRDELGPAVESNVNIDYSYTINTSDNGELSFGLKAGLDLLDVDFTKLNIFDQNDPRFQNNIDNKLQPQIGAGVYYNTEKFYAGLSVPNFLTTKHFDEGSLANIDKETIAAERLHYFLIAGYVFDVSDNLKFKPATLVKAVSGSPLQWDVSANFLINEKFTLGAAYRWSAALSGLVGFQASDEIFIGFGYDFQTTDIEDYSDGSYEIMLRFDVFKTPERVLTPRFF, from the coding sequence ATGAAACACAGTTATCTAACACTCATACTTTTGATTTTACTTGGGACCTTTAGTGGTACGGCTCAGCAGGATCCCCAGTATACGCAGTATATGTACAATACGCAGATTGTCAACCCTGCCTATGCCGGATCTCGTGACGCCCTTAGTTTTGGGTTGTTGTACCGCACGCAGTGGGTTGGATTCGAGGGGGCTCCAAAGACGGCTTCCTTTACTGCCAATACGCCCATAGGTTCGCTGGATAATATGGGTCTTGGGATATCTATTGTACGCGATGAGTTGGGGCCAGCCGTCGAGTCTAATGTGAATATTGATTATTCCTATACGATCAACACCTCGGATAACGGGGAGCTGTCCTTTGGATTAAAGGCGGGACTCGATCTGTTGGATGTGGATTTCACTAAGTTGAATATCTTCGATCAGAACGATCCTCGATTTCAGAATAATATAGACAACAAACTACAGCCACAGATAGGAGCCGGGGTGTACTACAACACCGAGAAGTTCTATGCGGGGCTATCGGTACCAAACTTTTTAACGACCAAGCATTTCGATGAGGGATCTCTGGCCAATATAGATAAGGAGACCATAGCCGCGGAGCGTTTACACTATTTCCTTATTGCGGGCTATGTATTTGATGTGAGCGATAATTTGAAATTCAAACCCGCCACGCTGGTAAAGGCTGTTAGCGGATCACCCTTACAATGGGATGTATCGGCCAACTTTTTGATCAATGAGAAATTTACCTTAGGAGCCGCTTATCGATGGAGTGCTGCCTTGAGTGGCCTGGTAGGCTTCCAGGCTTCGGATGAGATATTTATTGGATTTGGATACGACTTCCAGACCACGGATATAGAGGATTACAGTGATGGTTCGTATGAGATCATGCTGCGTTTCGATGTATTCAAAACACCAGAAAGGGTACTAACACCACGATTCTTCTAA